One Paraglaciecola mesophila genomic region harbors:
- a CDS encoding CopD family protein, giving the protein MSILWLKALHIFFMIAWMAGIFYLPRLFVYHAETENQAVRDQFKIMERKLWFFITPFALLTLVFGISLIYQYGTNWLASSGWLHIKLLLVVLLYGYHFYLFYLLRVFARDENTHSSRFYRFLNEAPVLVLLAIVSLAVVKFI; this is encoded by the coding sequence ATGAGCATATTGTGGCTCAAAGCGTTACATATATTTTTTATGATTGCATGGATGGCAGGTATCTTTTATCTGCCAAGATTGTTTGTATACCATGCTGAAACTGAGAACCAAGCGGTGCGTGATCAATTTAAGATTATGGAGCGTAAGCTATGGTTTTTTATTACGCCATTCGCTTTATTAACGTTAGTATTCGGTATTAGTTTGATTTACCAGTACGGCACAAATTGGTTAGCTAGTTCGGGCTGGTTACATATAAAGTTACTACTAGTAGTGCTATTGTATGGTTATCATTTTTACCTCTTTTATTTATTAAGAGTCTTTGCCCGAGACGAAAATACACACTCATCGCGCTTTTACCGCTTCCTGAATGAAGCTCCTGTATTGGTTTTACTGGCAATTGTGAGTTTGGCTGTTGTTAAGTTTATTTAG